In a single window of the Coffea eugenioides isolate CCC68of chromosome 3, Ceug_1.0, whole genome shotgun sequence genome:
- the LOC113766136 gene encoding probably inactive leucine-rich repeat receptor-like protein kinase At5g48380 — MSNGNLHDLLFSAQNGKVKCIEWPMRVKIAVGIARGLSWLHQVGVVHSSICSRCILLDHSCEPKISNFGSAKLLKSNFTSSSWRTVVDNEVWASGSFKKDVYEFGVVLLELIAEKEFSQMNGYLKSFEGLDMVEWTFQNSKPCDSDEIRQASENEILEFVRVAVDCIQSNPARRPSMLEVYKTLSKITGRSGLAND, encoded by the coding sequence ATGTCGAATGGAAACCTCCATGATCTCCTCTTTTCTGCTCAAAACGGCAAGGTCAAGTGCATAGAATGGCCTATGAGGGTGAAAATAGCAGTTGGGATTGCGAGAGGACTTTCATGGCTTCATCAGGTTGGAGTAGTACATAGCAGCATTTGTTCAAGATGCATATTGCTTGATCATAGTTGTGAACCCAAGATATCCAACTTTGGAAGtgcaaaacttttgaaatcgaaCTTTACTTCTTCGAGTTGGAGAACTGTGGTAGATAATGAAGTATGGGCGTCGGGTTCGTTTAAGAAGGATGTCTATGAGTTTGGAGTTGTGCTTCTTGAGTTAATTGCTGAAAAGGAATTTAGCCAAATGAATGGTTATCTGAAGAGTTTTGAAGGTCTTGATATGGTCGAATGGACATTTCAGAACTCCAAACCATGCGATTCGGATGAGATTAGGCAAGCATCTGAAAACGAGATCCTTGAGTTTGTTAGAGTTGCAGTTGACTGCATTCAATCTAATCCGGCAAGAAGGCCATCCATGCTAGAAGTGTACAAAACATTGAGCAAAATCACTGGGAGATCAGGACTCGCAAATGATTAA
- the LOC113766138 gene encoding uncharacterized protein LOC113766138 yields MEERLEGNQREMRALMETNSTELKSFMSTQISSILRSLQGDRGILGNPTNSAERTLNNRNAGAQGVRQSEFGNSTRGDGQHWPMGVPRLDFPRFEGHSPKEWIRKCEKFFHLFHTPEDQHMDLVELHLEGMADLWYQNFKKDRGVVQWKDFGLEVCRRFSHVGEADAVEEFSKLSQTSTVLAYQEKFEELRSIVMLQVPELTESYYIASFLSGLKGEIKSAVKMHRPLSLQAAFEMARWQEHHLELLHKSNRTPLKSGPQPNSYGSTKGVQDPGVRQTSTQSPDYSRKSNSQQVFKRISPTEFQYRKDHNLCFRCGEKFSPGHNCKSKGIHMLLADDGKNGDADQIAEEEEIIEYKGNQHEHEVELTLHAMSGELSSSIIKMQGQYRGHQLTILLDGGSTNCFIKSSVAQMYPEMVHGHRPFKVKIADGKELHCDHWIPGMQWDMQGHTFTHDVFVLDLEPYDLILGVDWMKSYSPITFDFKTLHLSFEKEGEQVVLRGDTSTANGRMQQGISAHKDIKHKIRKALQQSCMVKIHNSQVMYVPDSLTELLAKYDDIFTEPKTLPPNRCHDHHIPLKPDAKPFKIPPYRYPHFQKNEIDKQVKDMLASGLIQLSHSPFASPALLVKKKDGSWRLCIDYRQLNNLTIKDKFPIPIIDDLLDELHGAKVFSKIDLRSGYHQIRMNSDDIPKTAFRTHSGLYEFLVMPFGLTNAPATFQALMNSVFEPYIRKFVLVFFDDILIYSPDHKTHLHHLSIVLETLRKHSLYAKMSKCSFGQNQVEYLRHIITSEGVETDPSKVEAMLSWPAPTCLKALRGFLGLTGYYRRFVKGYGEIAKPLTELLKKDQFAWSATAESAFQRLKTAMSRTPVLALPDFSKPFLLETDASQVAIGAVLMQQGRPIAYHSQALGQKNQTRSTYEKELLSLITAVQKWKHYLMGNHFIIKTDHESLKYLLDQKINTSLQQKMVG; encoded by the coding sequence ATGGAAGAACGGTTGGAAGGTAATCAAAGAGAGATGCGAGCTCTAATGGAAACCAATAGCACAGAGCTGAAAAGCTTCATGAGTACTCAGATCAGTTCCATTTTGAGAAGTTTGCAAGGTGATAGGGGCATTTTGGGAAATCCTACGAACTCAGCAGAAAGAACTCTTAATAATCGAAATGCTGGAGCTCAAGGTGTTCGACAAAGTGAATTTGGTAATTCAACCAGAGGAGATGGTCAGCATTGGCCAATGGGGGTTCCCAGGCTAGATTTTCCCAGGTTTGAAGGCCACAGTCCCAAGGAATGGATCAGGAAGTGTGAAAAATTTTTTCACCTGTTTCACACTCCTGAGGATCAGCATATGGACTTGGTGGAATTGCACTTAGAAGGCATGGCAGATCTCTggtatcaaaattttaaaaaagacAGAGGAGTGGTCCAATGGAAGGATTTTGGTTTGGAGGTGTGTAGAAGATTCAGCCATGTAGGAGAGGCAGACGCAGTAGAGGAGTTCAGCAAGCTTAGCCAAACCTCCACAGTTCTGGCTTACCAAGAAAAGTTCGAAGAGTTGAGGTCAATTGTAATGCTCCAGGTGCCTGAACTGACCGAATCTTATTACATTGCTAGTTTTCTAAGTGGATTGAAGGGGGAAATCAAATCTGCTGTAAAGATGCATAGGCCTCTTAGTCTGCAGGCTGCATTTGAAATGGCTAGATGGCAGGAACACCACTTGGAGCTTCTTCACAAGTCCAACAGAACTCCACTCAAAAGTGGCCCCCAGCCAAATTCCTATGGTTCTACCAAGGGAGTGCAGGATCCTGGAGTTAGGCAGACCAGCACTCAGTCACCAGATTATAGCAGGAAATCCAACTCACAGCAGGTTTTCAAGAGAATCTCCCCTACTGAATTTCAATACAGGAAGGACCATAACCTGTGTTTTAGGTGTGGGGAAAAATTCAGTCCAGGGCATAACTGCAAGAGCAAGGGAATCCACATGTTGTTAGCGGACGATGGGAAAAATGGTGATGCAGATCAGATAGCAGAAGAGGAGGAAATTATTGAGTACAAGGGGAACCAGCATGAGCATGAGGTGGAGCTGACCTTGCATGCAATGTCAGGAGAATTATCATCTAGCATCATCAAAATGCAGGGGCAGTATAGAGGACATCAACTAACAATCCTTCTTGATGGGGGAAGTACTAACTGTTTTATCAAGAGCTCTGTGGCTCAGATGTACCCAGAGATGGTGCACGGGCATAGGCCTTTTAAGGTTAAGATAGCTGATGGCAAGGAGTTGCATTGTGACCACTGGATTCCTGGGATGCAGTGGGATATGCAGGGCCACACATTTACTCATGATGTGTTTGTCTTGGATCTGGAACCTTATGATTTGATATTGGGAGTAGACTGGATGAAATCCTACAGTCCTATCACTTTTGACTTCAAGACATTACATCTGTCTTTTGAAAAGGAAGGGGAGCAGGTGGTGCTAAGAGGAGACACCAGCACTGCCAACGGTAGGATGCAGCAAGGCATATCAGCTCACAAGGACATCAAGCATAAGATCAGGAAAGCTCTGCAACAATCTTGCATGGTGAAAATTCACAACTCACAGGTAATGTATGTACCAGATTCTCTCACTGAATTGCTGGCCAAATATGATGACATTTTTACAGAACCTAAAACTCTCCCTCCTAACAGATGCCATGACCACCATATTCCCCTTAAACCAGATGCCAAACCTTTCAAAATCCCTCCATACAGATACCCccattttcaaaaaaatgaaattgacaagcAAGTGAAAGATATGTTAGCTTCTGGCCTTATACAACTCAGCCACAGCCCCTTTGCATCCCCTGCTCTATTAGTCAAAAAGAAGGATGGGAGTTGGAGACTTTGTATTGATTATAGGCAGCTAAACAACCTTACAATAAAAGATAAATTTCCAATTCCTATTATCGATGACCTGCTAGATGAATTACATGGAGCCAAGGTCTTTTCTAAAATTGACCTGAGATCAGGTTATCACCAAATCAGAATGAACTCTGATGACATTCCCAAAACTGCCTTCAGGACTCACTCTGGACTATATGAGTTCCTtgtaatgccatttggactcACCAATGCACCCGCCACCTTTCAGGCACTAATGAATTCAGTTTTTGAACCTTACATCAGAAAATTTGTCCTTGTAttctttgatgacatcctgatctATAGTCCAGACCACAAAACTCACCTACACCACTTATCCATAGTCTTAGAGACCTTGAGAAAACACTCCTTGTATGCAAAAATGTCAAAATGTTCATTTGGTCAGAATCAGGTAGAGTATCTGAGACATATAATTACCAGTGAAGGGGTGGAAACTGATCCATCCAAGGTGGAAGCTATGCTGTCCTGGCCAGCCCCTACCTGTTTGAAGGCCCTCAGAGGATTCTTGGGCTTGACAGGGTACTACAGGAGGTTTGTTAAGGGGTATGGGGAAATTGCCAAACCTCTCACTGAGCTGCTGAAGAAGGATCAATTTGCATGGAGTGCGACTGCAGAATCTGCATTCCAGCGGTTGAAAACGGCCATGAGCAGGACACCAGTATTAGCTTTACCTGATTTTTCAAAACCATTTCTATTGGAAACTGATGCGAGTCAGGTAGCTATTGGGGCGGTTCTGATGCAACAAGGGAGGCCTATAGCATACCACAGTCAAGCATTGGGACAGAAAAATCAGACCAGATCCACTTATGAGAAGGAGCTGCTATCACTCATCACTGCAGTTCAAAAATGGAAACATTACTTGATGGGAAACCATTTCATTATAAAGACTGACCATGAGAGCCTCAAATACTTGCTGGATCAGAAAATAAACACTTCCCTTCAGCAGAAAATGGTTGGTTAA